Part of the Paenibacillus aurantius genome, TCGGGTTGCGGTACTTAAGCAGCGAGCTGTAGGCATTCTCGGCCGTATAGCTGAGCAGAATATGATCGCCGGCAAAGGCGGCTCCCTGGATCTTGTTCGGGATGGACAGAATGTAATCCGGGGTCACCGGGGTAGCGTCATCAAGCTTCCGCCCCGCCGGCAGGTTGTCGGTTTCGGGATCAAGCTTGTATCCGGTCATCCACGCGCCGTATTCGACTCCGTCCCGGTTAATCAGCTTTTGGTTGGCGGGTGTCTGGTAGCTTGGCGGGTAGTAATAATCCCCTGTCCAGAGCGTCCCGTCCGCATAGGTCGCGAAGGATGCATTGTTATACACCCGGAAACCTCCCGGGGTGAAGGTCAGGTTGGTGTTGTCCTGCTGGCGATATACATCCTCCAGGCTGTTCTGATACAGGAACCGGTTATTCGCCACCCAAGTGTGCTTCCCGCTGACGGTCACGCCTCCGGCATGGCCGTTATAAGGCGTTCCGTCGGGGTTGTACAGATGAAAGGACTTGACCAGCTTACCCGTTGCGTCGTCCAGAAAAGACAGCATGCTCGGCCGCTTGTCGGAGCGGTAAGCGCTGATGACCGTCCAATTCTTCTCCTTCACATAATCGATCCCTTGGGGAATCAGGTTCTGACGCAGTCCGGGGACGAACGCACCCGGCTCGCTTGTATCGAGATACTCTGTGAAGGGCTCGAACGGATCCGGCGCCTCGAAGCCCATATCCTCCTGGGTGATCGGCTGATGCTCGGGAACCGCCGTTTCCGATGCGGATTTCGCCGATTCGTTGTTGGACGAATCCAGAGCAGCCGTTTCAAACCGGTAGGCCGTTCCCCCTGTCAGGTTCGGAACGGTGGCGGAATAAGTCGAGCTGTCCACGGTCTGGCTCAGTTTGCCGTCGGTGTAGATCCGGTAAGCCATCACATCCCCTTCGGCATTCGGCTGCCAGCTCAGCTTGACTTCACCGGCTCCCGCCTCTGCTGTTACTCCTGCCGGAGCCGCTGGGGCCACACTGTCCTTAACCGCTGGAACCGGCGTCGATTTGACGCTGACGGGAAGGGAGATCTGGTTCTCTTGGTTCACCGCCCTCAAGGCTATGGAATAGGAGGTGTAGTTGTACAGCCCTTTCAAGGTGTAGGAGGTCCCGGTAATAAGGTCATCCGCCGGTTTGCCGTTCACCAGAAGCTGGTAGCGGTCATGGGCCGGGTCGGCCCCCACGCTCCAGCTCAAGGTGACCTGCCGGTCGCCGGCTGCAGCTTTCAGGCCGGCAGGGGCCGCTGGAGCGGCCGCAGACGGCGCCTGTCCCGGAAGCAGGACTCCGGGAGTCGGGGGCTGCTTGATCGCCGTCTGCCGCATAAGCGTGCTGCCGTTCAGCGGATAGGAGTAGACGATGGACGTGCTGTCCGCTGCGTCGTTGATCCCCACATACTCCGCCCGCGAGATTTCTATCCCGTCCGGGGTAGTCAGCAGCACCCGGCGCGAACCGGTGTTGGAGAAGCCGGCCGTGACAACCGGGTAGAATTGATCTTCCCGGATCGAGGAGCCGTAAGCCGCATTGAACTGGTCCGCCGTTACCGTCAGGTTGGGGGACTGAACCCAGAGAATCATGGAGCTCAGCGGCATCACCGATTTGTCCGCGTTCAGCGTCCAGGTCGCGTACGTCGAACTGGAATAGTACAAGATTTTGTACCCTTTAAGAGGAACCGGAACGTCGCTGTTGTTGTACACCTCGATGAATTCGTAGCCGTCCACCACCTTGCCTGCGTCATTGGTTTTGTTGGGTGAGTCGGGAGCGAGTTCGGTGATCAGGAGGGACGGTACCGGTCCGAGGACGTTATCCTCCGCCTTGACGGGTTTCGTCCCGCCTGGGAACGAAGAAGCGAGCAAAGCGGCGGCTAATCCGAAAGCGGCAAGCCTCGTGCTTTTACGAATGGTCATGCGAATTCCTCCTTATCATTTGGAAGATTGATAACGCTGGGCGGCTCCTTCATACAGCTTCATGTACTCGTCGACCTTCATTTTCTTAACGGTTGCCGTATAATTGTCCCACTCGCTGAACGGAGCGGCGCCGGTAATGAACTTGACCGTCATGCCGTCTATGTAGGTATTCAAATCCGTCCAGAGCGTTTTCATTTGATCGGATTCTTCCACGGTATAGGTAAACGCCGGCCAGTTCTCCTTCGGCAGCGAATCGCCGAGCACCTTATGCTGGTTGTTCGTCTCCTCGTCGACCGCCTTGAAGTATTTCTTCGTCACATAGCCCGGATAGCTCCCCCCCGGCCAGGTGAGATATTTCATGACGCCCTGCTCCATCCCTTTCGGGTTGTTCATGATCTCATCCGTATAATTCAGCTTGCCGTCTGCGGTTTTCTTAAAGGTAACGCCTTCGAAGCCCATGAAGAAATTTTGCTGCCCTTCGTCACTGAAGAAGTAATCGATCCAGCGCATGGTCGCTTCCGGATGCTTGTTTTTATCGGTGATGACGAAGGCTCCCGGCTGAACGAGCGGATTCTGGATGTTCGTGAACAGCTTATCCCCGTGCGGGCCTTCAAAAGGAGCCGGAATGACATACTGTTTCTGCCCCATCACAGTGGACGGAAAGGTCGTCACGAGAGAGCCGTATATGCCCTGGGACCCTTTGGCCGCGAACGCGGGATTCTTGATCGTGGTTATGTCTTTGTCGATCAGGCCTTCGGTGTACAGCTTGTTCAAGTACTGCAGCAATTCCTTGTACCTCGGGTCGGTCGGGATAAACCGCAGCTTGTTGGTCGCAGGATCCACATCCACGTTCCGGTGGTTCGTGCCCTTGTTCATCAGCCCGAAGGAACCCTTGAGCACCTCCAACAGGGAACCGGTGCCGACCCCGCCGTAAGGAATCTCGTCGGCCTTGCCGTTGCCGTTCAGGTCGGTGTTCTTGACGGCCTTCAAGTAGCTGTAATAATCGTCCAGCGTCTTAGGCACCGGCATCTTCAGCTTGGTCAGCCAATCGTTGTTGATCCACAGCTTCTGGCTGATCAGAACCGCGTAGAAGTCCGGCTCATACACGAGCGG contains:
- a CDS encoding extracellular solute-binding protein, which translates into the protein MKKSLTVLTAAFVASSLLTSACSKEAPAAEGQGAKPVDPVLNETGYPIVKEPVKLQFFTGRNSGGAENFNERMLWKEYAKKTGIDVDFQLVNFENLSEKFNLAMSSGNYPDAFHTARISTNDIVKYGSQGMFIPLNGMIDKYAPNFKKLLDQYPAIKKGITMPDGNIYSVPLVYEPDFYAVLISQKLWINNDWLTKLKMPVPKTLDDYYSYLKAVKNTDLNGNGKADEIPYGGVGTGSLLEVLKGSFGLMNKGTNHRNVDVDPATNKLRFIPTDPRYKELLQYLNKLYTEGLIDKDITTIKNPAFAAKGSQGIYGSLVTTFPSTVMGQKQYVIPAPFEGPHGDKLFTNIQNPLVQPGAFVITDKNKHPEATMRWIDYFFSDEGQQNFFMGFEGVTFKKTADGKLNYTDEIMNNPKGMEQGVMKYLTWPGGSYPGYVTKKYFKAVDEETNNQHKVLGDSLPKENWPAFTYTVEESDQMKTLWTDLNTYIDGMTVKFITGAAPFSEWDNYTATVKKMKVDEYMKLYEGAAQRYQSSK
- a CDS encoding fibronectin type III domain-containing protein, which encodes MTIRKSTRLAAFGLAAALLASSFPGGTKPVKAEDNVLGPVPSLLITELAPDSPNKTNDAGKVVDGYEFIEVYNNSDVPVPLKGYKILYYSSSTYATWTLNADKSVMPLSSMILWVQSPNLTVTADQFNAAYGSSIREDQFYPVVTAGFSNTGSRRVLLTTPDGIEISRAEYVGINDAADSTSIVYSYPLNGSTLMRQTAIKQPPTPGVLLPGQAPSAAAPAAPAGLKAAAGDRQVTLSWSVGADPAHDRYQLLVNGKPADDLITGTSYTLKGLYNYTSYSIALRAVNQENQISLPVSVKSTPVPAVKDSVAPAAPAGVTAEAGAGEVKLSWQPNAEGDVMAYRIYTDGKLSQTVDSSTYSATVPNLTGGTAYRFETAALDSSNNESAKSASETAVPEHQPITQEDMGFEAPDPFEPFTEYLDTSEPGAFVPGLRQNLIPQGIDYVKEKNWTVISAYRSDKRPSMLSFLDDATGKLVKSFHLYNPDGTPYNGHAGGVTVSGKHTWVANNRFLYQNSLEDVYRQQDNTNLTFTPGGFRVYNNASFATYADGTLWTGDYYYPPSYQTPANQKLINRDGVEYGAWMTGYKLDPETDNLPAGRKLDDATPVTPDYILSIPNKIQGAAFAGDHILLSYTAENAYSSLLKYRNPMKDAPHTYVEIDGKQVPVWFLDSAEKEDEMMIPPYAEEISVRGNKACLVFESGASTFSPYMYYPIDQVHCLDLAAWEAYDGISIQGLDETMVHGSAASLKVLHALGEKGTFDVTKPSVLTTSNPAVALVSPEGILLATGPGEAVITAEYEGRKAERTVKVIPRLDSLTLQVPEHPVDRGAVIPIKVTAFYSDGLDKDVTASARYLLSRTETAELQNGVWTARTPGRTLITASYEGKETEPSALVVRAKTEK